A stretch of Aedes aegypti strain LVP_AGWG chromosome 2, AaegL5.0 Primary Assembly, whole genome shotgun sequence DNA encodes these proteins:
- the LOC5569518 gene encoding lipoma-preferred partner homolog, with protein sequence MDNINSQLAHLSLRSANDPQKQQQAQGQNNTGPLPDSGPNGVIVPGMVMMGKKGPAVPPKPSKKPAPSTVPPQVPKSSHVKQYCEPSYSTLLQGQAGHGGLEEHPYTNTNFSAGGIGKMGARKITLDNAVELQQQKEALEHHKRMMNVKPQRGQADGAVYENTATRFYEGDVTYANVSGGNKNGEGLIYSNIVHNNGRKPFAQRQISDELPPPPVQDMQAPLSLNELTLEDNDDEFPPPPSPVSSSYSELRRATDLPPMGRQPQPTYNMVGPGAGGQTYSNISQNNQIYANNMHHQSLYGTYGMGSQGSTTYESIYEPINPRPTSQMSGRSNYSLYTPYVNSRGINSPNDSLITSASNQHHRSHPPKESEVDTLTDLLVQSMDNVSDPDTFGTCVKCGDRVIGENNGCTAMDQIYHIACFTCQQCQINLQGKPFYALDGNPYCEEDYLNTLEKCSVCLKPILERILRATGKPYHPQCFTCIVCGKSLDGIPFTVDATNQIHCIEDFHKKFAPRCCVCNNPIMPEPGQDETIRVVALDRSFHINCYKCEDCGLLLSSEAEGRGCYPLDDHIYCKSCNAKRVQALTSHMTTEL encoded by the coding sequence ATGGATAACATCAATTCCCAGTTGGCACATCTTTCGCTGAGGTCAGCGAATGACCCTCAAAAACAGCAACAGGCTCAAGGCCAGAACAACACGGGCCCTCTTCCGGATAGTGGCCCAAATGGAGTAATCGTTCCTGGGATGGTCATGATGGGTAAGAAAGGACCAGCAGTTCCACCGAAACCGTCGAAAAAGCCGGCTCCGTCCACTGTTCCGCCGCAAGTACCGAAAAGTTCCCACGTCAAACAATATTGTGAACCATCGTATTCCACTTTGCTCCAAGGACAGGCAGGTCATGGAGGTCTTGAGGAGCATCCGTATACTAACACCAATTTCAGTGCCGGTGGGATTGGAAAGATGGGAGCCAGAAAAATTACTTTGGATAATGCAGTTGAACTCCAGCAGCAAAAAGAAGCTCTGGAGCACCACAAACGGATGATGAATGTTAAACCACAGAGAGGACAGGCAGATGGAGCTGTGTATGAAAATACTGCCACCCGATTTTACGAGGGAGATGTAACCTACGCCAATGTTTCCGGCGGGAATAAAAATGGCGAGGGGTTGATTTACAGTAATATTGTTCACAACAATGGGCGCAAGCCGTTTGCTCAGAGACAGATTTCGGATGAGCTTCCTCCTCCACCGGTTCAGGACATGCAAGCTCCGTTATCACTAAATGAGCTAACACTCGAGGATAATGACGACGAGTTCCCTCCACCGCCAAGCCCAGTAAGTTCCTCTTACAGTGAATTAAGACGAGCAACTGACCTGCCTCCAATGGGACGTCAACCGCAACCTACATATAATATGGTTGGTCCTGGTGCTGGTGGACAAACGTACAGTAACATCTCTCAGAATAATCAGATTTATGCCAACAATATGCATCATCAATCGCTGTACGGTACCTATGGAATGGGTTCACAAGGATCAACAACTTATGAATCAATATATGAACCGATCAATCCTCGTCCCACCAGTCAAATGTCCGGTAGGTCTAATTATTCTTTATACACCCCTTACGTGAACTCTCGTGGCATCAACAGTCCGAATGATAGCCTGATTACTAGTGCATCAAATCAGCATCATAGAAGTCATCCTCCAAAGGAATCTGAAGTGGATACGCTCACCGATTTGCTTGTCCAGTCGATGGATAATGTGTCTGATCCGGATACGTTTGGAACTTGTGTCAAATGCGGCGATCGCGTGATTGGTGAAAATAATGGCTGCACTGCGATGGATCAAATTTACCACATAGCTTGCTTCACTTGCCAACAATGTCAGATTAATCTTCAGGGCAAGCCTTTCTATGCATTAGATGGAAATCCATACTGCGAGGAGGATTATTTGAACACATTGGAGAAGTGTTCAGTCTGCTTGAAGCCGATTCTGGAGCGTATTCTTCGAGCCACTGGAAAGCCATATCACCCACAATGCTTCACTTGTATTGTTTGCGGTAAGTCACTGGATGGAATTCCGTTCACCGTTGATGCTACCAACCAAATTCACTGCATCGAAGATTTCCACAAAAAGTTCGCTCCCAGATGTTGCGTTTGCAATAACCCGATAATGCCAGAACCAGGCCAGGATGAGACAATTCGTGTGGTGGCACTGGATCGTAGTTTCCACATCAACTGCTACAAATGCGAGGATTGCGGACTGCTACTCTCGTCGGAAGCGGAAGGACGTGGTTGCTACCCGCTGGATGATCACATATACTGTAAAAGTTGCAACGCCAAGAGAGTTCAGGCTTTGACCAGCCACATGACGACGGAACTGTAA